The following proteins are co-located in the Castanea sativa cultivar Marrone di Chiusa Pesio chromosome 8, ASM4071231v1 genome:
- the LOC142608217 gene encoding uncharacterized protein LOC142608217, protein MDHNSTPYPGKSRPIKPKTNRNATESTKNLNKEPPISRQRRVFGTVRNTNVHVKTVTEKPIIKPISRIAQKQPKSTRTTLPTTDTATEPVTEALEQSTPEKTIPKLKKKIVSFPEEVEENDATNLEANNVVLPKTPVAPRPLTRAKSPGTPYHSAENCSKCRFDRLETSSYWLSQIKLAESVGKHFVSAAFFGLAFESKAEPIRSLRVELKRYLIRHGYLSEQTEWREVSASYGLLKDRSNTGEVNSGVEQSGTWEPTGNELDQEQTKEHFVEETESKTN, encoded by the exons ATGGATCATAATTCTACCCCATACCCAG GCAAATCTCGTCCcataaaaccaaaaactaaCCGAAATGCCACTGAATCAACAAAAAACCTTAACAAAGAACCTCCAATTTCAAG GCAAAGGCGGGTCTTTGGAACAGTCCGCAACACAAACGTACATGTAAAAACTGTAACCGAAAAACCTATAATCAAACCCATAAGTAGAATTGCTCAAAAGCAACCTAAATCGACCCGAACCACTCTGCCAACTACCGATACAGCCACGGAACCCGTAACAGAGGCCTTGGAGCAGAGTACCCCTGAAAAAACAATACCcaagttgaagaaaaaaattgtttccttTCCAGAAGAAGTTGAAGAAAATGATGCGACGAATTTGGAGGCAAACAATGTGGTTTTGCCAAAAACTCCAGTGGCGCCGCGGCCTTTGACAAGGGCTAAGAGTCCAGGCACGCCATACCATAGTGCAGAGAATTGTAGCAAATGCCGGTTTGATAGGCTCGAGACTTCGTCTTATTGGCTCAGTCAGATCAAATTGGCGGAGTCTGTGGGCAAGCATTTTGTTTCGGCTGCTTTCTTTGGGCTTGCCTTTGAATCCAAAGCTGAG CCTATTAGGAGCCTCCGCGTTGAGCTGAAGCGGTATTTGATACGACACGGGTATCTATCTGAGCAGACAGAGTGGAGAGAAGTTTCTGCTAGCTATGGATTATTGAAGGATAGAAGCAACACAGGAGAGGTGAATTCAGGTGTTGAACAATCTGGTACATGGGAACCCACTGGTAATGAGCTCGATCAAGAACAGACCAAGGAACATTTTGTTGAGGAGACTGAAAGTAAAACAAATTGA